A genomic region of Micromonospora sp. NBC_01796 contains the following coding sequences:
- a CDS encoding S8 family serine peptidase, which translates to MSHRTGSRSRLWRSFAIVSAVVLGITAQPALAFAAPAATAAVDPQVLSELSAKGNTNFTVYLREKANLSAAASLGDADARATKVYEQLTSTADRTQRDLRAALEDRKASYKAFWVANALQVSSGDLALVNAIAARPEVERIAPTRSYELIKPTPADPTGAGTNAVEWNINNIQAPRVWNELGVRGETVVVANIDTGVDYTHPAVVGKYRGNLGGGNFDHNYNFFDPANICAGDVPCDNNGHGTHTMGTMVGDDGGANQVGVAPGAKWIAAKGCETTGCSEASLLAAGQWVVAPTDITGQNPRPDLRPDIVNNSWGGGRGDEWYEQTVAAWRAAGIFPNFSSGNDGDLGCNTTENPGDYPNAYGVGSYDVNNNISSFSGRGTSSIDGSIKPNISAPGSNVRSSVPGGGYSAFNGTSMAAPHVAGTVALIWSAAPAIRNDIAATEALLDDTATDVEALTCGGTVDDNNTFGEGRLNAYEAVFEAPRGGAGEVNGTVTEADGGEPIAGATVSTGSRTATTGTDGKYTLRLPTGDATLTVAAFGFHTQTATVTVPDGTSVTKDFALVGAQLVTVSGKVTDGSGHGWPLYAKLEVAGRPGGPIFTDPFTGRYSFTVPGNATYAVTTTAKAAGYAAVTKDLVLEGAAKTLDVAVPVAADCLAAGYSANLGAPLLSESFDAETTPAGWSVVNRTEDGGWEFDDPGNRGNQTGGSGNFAIIDSDILGTGNTQDADLVTPTLDLSGVSAPVLKFNSDWRAVGITDTADIDVSTNGTTWTNIWHQTASRRGPRVEEVPLTGLAGAATAQVRFRFNGTFAWWWEVDNVTVVNRVCTPLPGGLVAGFTTDQNTGAALNGVTVTSDDVPADKGVSAATADDPNIGDGFYSFFSSVTGTHPFTASKAPYRPLTKNVAVVADNVKRTDYALKAGRLSVSPPQIESHQPYGSTRTAKVTVTNTGNAPAEVEVLERDGTFELLSRQGAALNEYSVKGLSPAQNGVAYGPAGNSAAAAPAIDPAWTRVANTPAAVFDNAAAVIDGKIYSVGGGSGSGNERKTWVLDPGTNAWSTLPDMPSARSKASAAAVGGKLYVLGGWSASGTPVASVDVFDPAAGTWSTLAGVTNPAARSAAGTAVLDGKIYLVGGCADGTCTSTKNTVIFDPASNTFSAGADYPFVIGWMSCGGIGGKVYCGGGTAGSATTTDAFEYDPAANAWSALPDLPIDLWGSQYAAAGGLLVIAGGVTANSATITNRTVAYDPATGAWQNLPNAAFTRYRGAGACGAYKIGGSPSSFVGSVETEYLGGLELCDEAGGDVSWLSTAPSTFTLAPGASKQVTVTLTATAEAGVLQPGTYTAELGFGSDTPYPVSSVPVEMNVSPPNGWGKVQGTVLGDSCSGADVPVKATVRANLNGNPDTGYTLSSDAAGAYGLWLPKGKYDLIVAKDGWIPEVQRITISAGFVSTINFTLDPVTPCDTRVGGI; encoded by the coding sequence CTCCAGGTCAGCTCCGGCGACCTGGCGCTGGTCAACGCGATCGCCGCACGTCCCGAGGTCGAGCGGATCGCGCCGACCCGGAGCTACGAGCTGATCAAGCCGACCCCGGCCGACCCGACCGGCGCGGGCACCAACGCCGTCGAGTGGAACATCAACAACATCCAGGCCCCGCGGGTCTGGAACGAGCTCGGCGTACGCGGCGAGACCGTGGTTGTCGCCAACATCGACACCGGCGTCGACTACACCCACCCGGCCGTGGTCGGCAAGTACCGGGGCAACCTCGGCGGCGGCAACTTCGACCACAACTACAACTTCTTCGACCCGGCCAACATCTGTGCCGGGGATGTCCCCTGTGACAACAACGGCCACGGTACGCACACCATGGGCACCATGGTCGGCGACGACGGTGGCGCCAACCAGGTCGGCGTCGCCCCCGGCGCCAAGTGGATCGCGGCCAAGGGCTGCGAGACCACCGGCTGCTCCGAGGCGTCTCTGCTCGCCGCCGGCCAGTGGGTCGTCGCCCCGACCGACATCACCGGCCAGAACCCCCGGCCGGACCTGCGCCCCGACATCGTGAACAACTCCTGGGGCGGTGGCCGCGGCGACGAGTGGTACGAGCAGACCGTCGCCGCCTGGCGGGCGGCTGGGATCTTCCCCAACTTCTCCTCCGGCAACGACGGGGACCTCGGCTGCAACACCACCGAGAACCCCGGTGACTACCCCAACGCGTACGGGGTGGGCTCCTACGACGTCAACAACAACATCTCGTCCTTCTCCGGGCGGGGCACCTCCTCGATCGACGGCTCCATCAAGCCGAACATCTCGGCACCGGGCAGCAACGTCCGGTCCAGCGTTCCGGGCGGCGGCTACTCGGCGTTCAACGGCACGTCGATGGCGGCACCACACGTCGCCGGTACGGTCGCACTGATCTGGTCGGCGGCACCGGCGATCCGCAACGACATCGCCGCCACCGAGGCGCTGCTCGACGACACCGCCACCGACGTGGAGGCGTTGACCTGTGGCGGCACCGTCGACGACAACAACACCTTCGGTGAGGGCCGGCTCAACGCGTACGAGGCGGTTTTCGAGGCCCCGCGTGGCGGCGCCGGTGAGGTGAACGGCACGGTGACCGAGGCCGACGGCGGCGAGCCGATCGCCGGCGCGACCGTCAGCACCGGTTCCCGTACCGCGACCACCGGCACCGACGGCAAGTACACGCTGCGGCTGCCGACCGGCGACGCCACGCTCACCGTGGCGGCGTTCGGGTTCCACACCCAGACCGCTACCGTCACCGTTCCCGACGGAACCTCGGTGACGAAGGACTTCGCCCTGGTCGGGGCGCAGTTGGTAACGGTCTCCGGCAAGGTCACCGACGGCTCCGGCCACGGCTGGCCGCTCTACGCCAAGCTCGAGGTGGCCGGTCGACCCGGTGGGCCGATCTTCACCGACCCGTTCACCGGTCGCTACTCGTTCACCGTGCCGGGCAACGCCACGTACGCCGTCACCACGACGGCGAAGGCCGCCGGCTACGCGGCCGTGACCAAGGATCTCGTCCTCGAAGGCGCGGCGAAGACCCTGGACGTCGCGGTGCCGGTGGCGGCGGACTGCCTGGCGGCCGGATACTCGGCCAACCTGGGCGCCCCGCTGCTCTCGGAGAGCTTCGACGCCGAGACGACCCCGGCCGGATGGTCCGTGGTCAACCGCACCGAGGACGGCGGCTGGGAGTTCGACGACCCGGGTAACCGGGGCAACCAGACCGGTGGCTCGGGCAACTTCGCCATCATCGACAGCGACATCCTGGGCACGGGCAACACCCAGGACGCCGACCTGGTCACCCCGACGCTGGACCTGTCCGGGGTGAGCGCGCCGGTGCTGAAGTTCAACAGCGACTGGCGGGCGGTCGGGATCACCGACACGGCCGACATCGACGTCTCCACCAACGGCACCACCTGGACCAACATCTGGCACCAGACGGCCAGCCGGCGCGGCCCGCGCGTCGAGGAGGTCCCGCTGACCGGGCTCGCCGGGGCGGCCACCGCCCAGGTGCGGTTCCGGTTCAACGGCACCTTCGCCTGGTGGTGGGAGGTCGACAACGTCACCGTCGTCAACCGGGTCTGCACCCCGCTGCCCGGTGGCCTGGTGGCCGGCTTCACCACCGACCAGAACACCGGTGCCGCGCTCAACGGCGTCACCGTGACCAGCGACGACGTGCCGGCGGACAAGGGTGTCTCGGCGGCCACGGCGGACGACCCGAACATCGGTGACGGCTTCTACTCGTTCTTCTCCAGCGTGACCGGGACCCACCCGTTCACCGCGAGCAAGGCGCCGTACCGGCCGCTGACGAAGAACGTCGCCGTGGTGGCGGACAACGTCAAGCGGACCGACTACGCCCTCAAGGCCGGTCGGCTCTCGGTCAGCCCGCCGCAGATCGAGTCGCACCAGCCGTACGGCAGCACCCGTACCGCCAAGGTGACCGTCACCAACACCGGCAACGCGCCGGCCGAGGTGGAGGTGCTGGAACGGGACGGTACGTTCGAACTCCTGTCCCGTCAGGGTGCGGCCCTCAACGAGTACAGCGTGAAGGGGCTCAGCCCGGCCCAGAACGGCGTCGCGTACGGCCCGGCCGGTAACTCGGCGGCGGCCGCTCCCGCGATCGACCCCGCCTGGACCCGGGTTGCCAACACCCCGGCCGCGGTCTTCGACAACGCCGCAGCCGTGATCGACGGGAAGATCTACTCCGTCGGTGGCGGTTCCGGCAGCGGCAACGAGCGCAAGACCTGGGTGCTCGACCCGGGAACCAACGCGTGGAGCACGCTGCCCGACATGCCGAGCGCCCGCTCCAAGGCGTCCGCGGCGGCCGTCGGTGGCAAGCTCTACGTGCTCGGTGGCTGGAGCGCCAGCGGCACCCCGGTCGCCTCGGTCGACGTGTTCGACCCGGCGGCGGGCACCTGGAGCACCCTGGCCGGCGTCACCAACCCGGCGGCGCGTTCGGCCGCCGGTACGGCGGTGCTCGACGGCAAGATCTACCTGGTCGGTGGCTGCGCCGACGGTACCTGCACCAGCACGAAAAACACGGTGATCTTCGACCCGGCCAGCAACACCTTCAGCGCCGGTGCCGACTACCCGTTTGTCATCGGCTGGATGTCCTGCGGCGGCATCGGTGGCAAGGTCTACTGCGGCGGCGGCACGGCCGGTTCGGCGACCACCACCGACGCGTTCGAGTACGACCCGGCGGCCAACGCCTGGTCGGCTCTGCCGGACCTGCCGATCGACCTGTGGGGCTCGCAGTACGCCGCCGCCGGTGGCCTGCTGGTCATCGCCGGTGGGGTCACCGCGAACTCCGCCACCATCACCAACCGGACGGTGGCGTACGACCCGGCGACCGGCGCCTGGCAGAACCTGCCGAACGCGGCGTTCACCCGCTACCGGGGTGCCGGTGCGTGTGGTGCGTACAAGATCGGTGGTTCGCCGAGCTCCTTCGTCGGCTCGGTGGAGACCGAGTACCTCGGTGGTCTCGAGCTCTGTGACGAGGCCGGTGGCGACGTGTCGTGGCTGTCCACGGCCCCGTCCACCTTCACCCTGGCTCCGGGCGCCTCGAAGCAGGTGACGGTCACCCTGACCGCCACGGCCGAGGCCGGCGTCCTCCAGCCGGGTACGTACACCGCCGAGCTGGGCTTCGGCTCGGACACCCCGTACCCGGTCTCGTCGGTCCCGGTGGAGATGAACGTGTCTCCGCCGAACGGCTGGGGCAAGGTCCAGGGCACGGTGCTCGGCGACAGCTGCTCCGGGGCGGACGTACCGGTCAAGGCGACGGTACGGGCGAACCTGAACGGCAACCCCGACACCGGCTACACCCTCTCCTCCGACGCCGCCGGGGCCTACGGCCTCTGGTTGCCGAAGGGGAAGTACGACCTGATCGTCGCCAAGGACGGCTGGATTCCCGAGGTGCAGCGCATCACCATCTCGGCCGGCTTCGTCTCGACGATCAACTTCACCCTGGATCCGGTGACGCCCTGCGACACCCGGGTCGGCGGGATCTGA